In one Rhodococcus sp. B50 genomic region, the following are encoded:
- a CDS encoding fasciclin domain-containing protein, whose product MNITARKSLAAVGIGAMSLLGVAACSDDSGTDTTDTTTMETMQETTTAATGTAAPAAGPVGPGCADYVAANPSGPSSVEELANQPVAEAAGNVPILTTLTQAVSGQLNPDVNLVETLNGGEFTVFAPVDDAFAALPPETVQTLQTDSALLTDILTYHVVPGELAPADVVGTQTTVQGGTVEVSGEGDMLMVNDANVICGGIETENATVYLIDGVLQPQ is encoded by the coding sequence ATGAACATCACTGCGCGCAAGAGCCTGGCCGCCGTCGGAATCGGCGCGATGTCCCTGCTGGGTGTCGCGGCGTGTTCGGATGATTCGGGCACGGACACCACCGACACCACCACCATGGAGACCATGCAGGAAACCACCACGGCTGCAACCGGAACCGCGGCTCCTGCCGCCGGTCCGGTCGGCCCGGGGTGTGCCGACTACGTCGCCGCGAATCCGAGCGGGCCCTCCTCCGTCGAGGAACTCGCGAACCAGCCGGTCGCCGAAGCTGCCGGAAATGTTCCGATCCTGACCACTCTCACGCAGGCCGTCTCCGGGCAGCTCAATCCCGACGTGAACCTGGTCGAGACTCTCAACGGCGGCGAGTTCACCGTCTTCGCACCGGTCGACGATGCGTTCGCGGCCCTGCCGCCCGAGACGGTCCAGACCCTCCAGACCGATTCGGCCCTGCTCACCGATATTCTCACCTACCACGTGGTTCCGGGTGAGCTGGCCCCGGCCGATGTCGTCGGTACGCAGACCACCGTTCAGGGCGGCACCGTCGAGGTCTCCGGTGAGGGCGACATGCTGATGGTCAACGACGCCAACGTCATCTGCGGCGGTATCGAGACCGAGAACGCCACCGTGTACCTGATCGACGGCGTCCTCCAGCCCCAGTAA